A stretch of DNA from Diospyros lotus cultivar Yz01 chromosome 14, ASM1463336v1, whole genome shotgun sequence:
ttgagaaTAGAGTATAAGGCCTTCATTGATCTAATTACATCTCTGAGATCACATGCTTCTTAATAAGACATCCTATTgtatgtttaaaatttattcattcTCACTCATGCAGTTTTACTTCACACATGAAATCTCAATATCTGTTCAGTTGTGAGAAAGTGAAAATTGGAATCCAGTATTGAATCtcattgctaagggactagcaacgtttaagttggggggtgtgattgataatcaaaaatatcacaattttgtcataatttttattgatccataatcaatttaatgagctaaaatgcaaaaaatactTGTTTTTCAGGATTCAATGGGAGATAtggattaatgataaaaaataattcatttgggGCATGATCGAGTAtaatcaaatgaagatgagtgacccaagaagaaaataaaaagaagaagctaAGGTAAGTCATTCGAATCAACTCTGCATTCATTTGAATGAGAGGACCATTCGAATGAGGATAGAGCAATTCGGATGAGAAGCAGTGAAGTcaaggtcattcgaataagccaaGTCCATTCGGATGAAAAATGCCCCATTCGAATGTTGCcaagatcattcgaatgcattGAAGGAATCAGAGAgcaaaatcaaaaattcattcgaatatggTCGTTATTGCATTCAAATGACAAAGGAAATCAACATGCAAATGAGTagtaaaaatgaaattcattcaaatgagcctTGCACTCATTCAAATGATGCAAGCAACTAAAGGAAATCAagccagtcattcgaatgcctccTTCCACTCATTTGAATGATACCCCGAAGCAAGCCTTCAAATGCGCAAATAAACGTGGTGGCATAAGTAGTAAATTCAATGAACTTTTTGAGCATCTTTTCACCAAGTGGTCCCCCTCCTCCATGCTCGACAATTTTAAAAAGGGATGATCCTCCTCGAAATCAAGATTGTAGGGACAACAACAGAAATCTCTTTTTGTGCTTAGAATCAGATAGGAATCAGTAGAGTAGTCTTTACATTCTGCTTGTTTGTCTGTACTCTTTTTAACACTTTAGTTCTCGTTCTTTGTTTAGTTCTTTTAGTATACTGCAAGTTCAAAACCAGTTATAGCTTTGTTCAGTATTCAATACAACAGTAGTTCATCTCACAGTTATTGTTATCGTTTGTTTTCATTCTGTTCATTACTTATCTATTGAGTTTAATTTACGTTATTTATTTTCCGTGAAGATGAGTGGCTAACTCAAAACTTGGAGCAatgcaaggacagtgtccaatgcctcTGATTACCCAAGGTGGTCGAACTTCATATGTTCAACAGCAGAAACTAAGAGAGCTTGCGAGTTGTTCTTCATTTAAAAActtcaggcttggattggttcgtatgcTTAAcctagagtctccatgccatgtatgggggttacttaacctggaaacgttctcatacccaagcccgaACAACCATCTTTGTCAAACGTTATTTacacactgatttatgatagctgcttaacGTAGAGTCCTCCATGCCATATATGGGGATTGCTAGAAccagagttatcatcatctcagtagtgtATTTAATGATTGAACCTCAAGCAATCTGAAAATTCTGTTATACTTAAGTAAGCTATATGGGAATCAGTTGAGCTTGGCACTtgaattgtcttgacccaagatttCTCCATATCCCGACAACAGATAATCATTATCTATCTAAACAATTCTCATATTCTTTAAGCGGATTGATTTAGTGTGATTacctccttccatgagtaatctccctgtgaatcgacccggtcttacccaaaaaatataaatttctactACGAttacactcgtgcactggcgagtctaaacgccttaCTCTTTTTTTGATAATTCGAGCTGCTAAATGATCTCCATTATAactagaaaaagaataaaaagtgACAATATAGGGTGAGAGGTTTTTTGATAATTCGAGCTGCTAATAGGTTTTTCCAATCAGGTTTGGAACTATGGCTCAAGCAATTTTCGCATCTAGTAtgtatttcaattattttagtgaGAATTATTTGTTCAAGATCCTAGATTCACGATGTTCTCTAATGTCTTTGATTTAGTGAACCAATTATGGAAATTTACATGTGCGTCCTATAAATATCTGCCTAAGAAGTTATGGAGTATGGAATGGCTTGAACAATTGTTCTTGAATAGAAAGTTAAGGGTATGTTTACTTGCGgagaagttttttatttttcatctctaattttcatctttgttttcatatattcatttttatataaaataagagaaaagtagaaaatatgttgatatttattaaatatgataCTAATTTTAAACTTCAAAAAGTGAGAATGTGTTCAAAATTATGTAGAATAAGAGATGTAAAGATCGACAACAAGAGGAGAGGTGAATGATCAGGGTGACCTAATGAAGAAAGGAATTGTTGCCGTCATAGTAGCAGATGGAGGTGTGGTGGTGCTAGTCTATGGATGAGTATGGTAAAAGGAGAGGAAAAGGGTGCTAGTGATGCTCACTATCACAAGTGGCAAGGATGAGGACGGCAAGAGAAATGGGCACTTGTGTTCGCTATTGTAGTGGCAAAGGGTAGCAAGAAAGAAGGGTGAAAGGTGTGGCGAGTGGGTGGGTGGGAGCGAATAGaacactagaaaaaaaaaaaaaaaaaaggaaaaggaaaaaaaattgttgcTGACATGATTCGAAGTGGTGTTTAAATTAGAAAAGCATGTTTTCCTTAAATAACATCTTTAAGATGTTTTCTAAAGTttagtacaattttaaaaaaaaaaaaaattaggttgcgttctctttgttgttttcaactcattttgagtttttagtttttcaaaatactgaaaatgCGCTTTCTTTGTTGTTTACAAAactgcatttttgaaaacaagaaaatttttgtaaagaaaatccaaaacaacaacATTTGTTGTTATGGATGTTTTCAAGCAAAACacactgaaaacacccaaaacagcCAAAACGCAAAAACACAACGCGCCCACCCCCCATCTCCCCAAATCTAGTAGATCCCAtctctcatctttctctctcttctcttctctccaaAACACCTAAATCTTGCAAATTCAAAGACACAGCACCACCTCCGCCACCGTCGTCGACCCCACCCGCCACCAATTGTGCGAGCCGTTGTCAATCGCCCACCATTGCTCCCCTTGCATCGTGTCTAATATCACAGTCTCCCCTTTGTTCGACTACCGATCGACCATCGCACCCGCCACCACCCACCAACATCAACGGATAACCCTAGCCATCGCtattgtaacatctcgcattgAGCGATAAGAAAGACtgaatcaacttaccctgataggcctacttGAACTTCTcagaggtcacccatccttgagctatcctagttcaagcacgcttaacccagggttctttatctacattcagcccaataggtatccagctggtgttattttcttccttactatcgtcgatatatatactagtttctttagagtcccttcttggacCTAACCTTGGGCTCTCGCgatattatattctcccccccttgagcacatgatgtctTCGTCATgtaaccttacaactggtctcagatcttctcccctttgggggTTTCCATTCTATAAGTTTGCTAGGAGTCGTTCCTTGTTCAGGCCCTTGTGCCCCAGCGCCACTCCCTGCCCTCATCGAACCGCATTCTCCAAaggtcggctctaataccacctgtaaTATCCCGCATCGAATGATAGGAAGAaccagatcaacttaccctgatgggcctgcgtgaacttcccaggggccacccatccttgagctaccttatcttaagcacgcttaaccagcatgttctttatccacattcaacccaagaggtatccagctggtgttgttttctttcttactatcctcaatatatatacgaGTTTCTTTAGAGTCCATTCTTGGACCTGACCTTAGtctctcgggatattacaactGCCGTTCGAATCACGGCCTCCTCTTCACCAATCGTTACTTCCTTCTATTGTGGCTCCTCATCGTCTGTGTTTTGAATGCttttgtgatttgattttttttttttatttgaatactgaatattaatatgattttttgtattaatttttatttttaatgatttataatttattaataactgtttataatttattttgaattaaatttattgaataaaatattataaaataatatttttaaaaatttcaaagcaaatgcgttttctagtttttgttttaagaaatagtttttcaatataacaaaaagaacgtgttttcaaaaatctcaaaatagacattcaaaacacaaaactaaaaatgaatttaaaacaacaaactgaaaactaaaaactgaaacATGAAAAGAACACCaccttattttctattttctaatttagaaaaaaaaattgaacacattttttaattttttataactatagaaatattttatggaAAACTACTCTAATTTTTCAGAAATAAAAAGTCTTAAGTTTTTTATGTTTCTCTCTCTTCGTGTAGTTTCCTTAAAAGAGTTAtcctataagaaaaaaattgaatcaagaaACTTCTTCCAAAATATTCCTCCCATCCTCCAACAAATTTTTTAGCTGAATTTTCTAGCCattccttgcccaaaacgacgtcgttttgggcaaggagATGGGCAACAGCTAAGCTGCCACACGACGCACGCTGAGCCAccttctttttccatttttaaacCCCAATTTCAACAATCTTCGGGGTTCATTTTTGGACAGCAACAGAGAGGAAGgttgggagaagaagaagggcgCACAGAGGCtaaaaatgagggagaaaatTCAGGGATAAATATAGTGTAATCAAGGTTTAAATAGTTAGGTAAGTGGgaaaaaatatgatagaaaTTCCTAGTGGTTGAACTTTAATTTAGGGTGCGtttatactaatttttattgaattatattattttgcagCATATATTAATTTAGCGATGTGTGGGCATAGAAACACTGAAATCTGCTAATTAGAGACTAGCTCCTTACTCCCTTTGCGAGTTTCCTTCGATTTACGAATTACATTTCCTTCCTTAATCCGATTAAGTTCcatgtgttatttatttaaattatggatTCCTTcatgtaatttaaattaaattagatagaAGATCTCTGAGGTTTTATTTGGTAAGTGCTTACGGGGTATTATATCGCCCTTACTTCCTTGTGAATGATGTCGAACCAATatgggactaggttcttagagggTTGGTGGGTTTTGATTGTGGTTAGGGTTTCTCGTAGGTGTGAGTTGAGGTAACGGGGTGCAAGAACTGTCGATCGGTGAGGTGACATGTTTGACCATTTGGTGACACTGGAgtgtgttgagccaacttgctcatattaattaagttttaatgattaataaaaaaagaatttttaatttataaattatagtatttttagtgattaacaaaaaaagtatttttcttaaatatattaattatagtactgaattatttttgattaatttataaaatatttttatagcacatgtatctcaaaaaataatttaactagaCGCATGCCCCTTAATTCGAATCCACTACCTCCAACCTTCCCTTGTGCATATGTGCCAACTAATCTACGAGCTTTCTTGATTATATgagtgcacatattaattttaagttataattctAAGCTTTCCTACCTATAACAGTTAGATTTTTTACAGTTGAAAAAGTGTccaaaatgcctataaatattccttcaatctcatttttgagATATCTAGTGCTTTCATTACAAATCCAAAATACCCAAAAAACTCAAACGGTCTCAAGTTATCATCCAAGCAATCCGAGACttacaaaatattattgtaCACCAACCAAAGAGCCAcaagacaaaaagagaaaaaaatttcgAGTTTACTCCGAATTTCTCCGAGGTCactaatttatttacttatttatttattattttcttatataatttgttcttaattgcttatttgtgttcaagtgtggacaattatttataaacatttaaattattattgagcattgtataggtttcctataaccgttaaaatctaggtgaatctagtttccaaggtaagctaTGGTAGAAATCttagtgtagtggttgcctagaacccgttgtaatctaaatgtgtatctaattttcaaggtgagttagtgtgaaaatcttgataaaattaatttagtggaaccccaagggtagTTAGACTTTGGGAGAGTAGATTAAGTGTGTGAAAATATCAAACCACAATAAATTGTCTTGcgcctcattttatttattctcattatatcttgtggcttgcattaattattaatctcgaatattatttattatatttatcaaatatatattcttaaataaaatcattaatcaagaatatttattaaaatggagaaaatttttaattactcaattcactcCCCCTCTTGAGTAGCCAGACCCTAAGGAATCAACAAAACAAACCATCGATCGAGCCGAGGACGGCTGTCGACCGATTGTCCCTGGTCATGAATTATCAACCAGTGACTAGTCACTGTCGATCCGCTTTACTGTTATGTGACATACCGCATGGCATTACAGCGCATGGGATTGAACTTGCATTCATTGGAGGTCATGCTTATATATGTTGGAaatgtgagcattggcatgacataGTTGGCCTGTTGAGAGCTAATTTGTAtatgttaggcgagcatatgcatttaaagCATTCACTTGTGTAAACTCCaatgtgggcatagcatggcttgatgcttgaCTTATGGGGGTCTTGTCATCACCTTAATACTGCAAAATccattgcattccttatgtgttgcattgtaTGGCTCTGTAATGAAGTGGTTTGGAGTTGTTtctcgatagctatgagtggagcTAGGCTCTGGGTAGCTATTGCATGGTTCCGTTATgatgtggtatggagttgactcTCAATAGCTCTAAGTAGAGCTGGGCTCTAAGTAGCTATGACTTGGGAACTCCGGCATGTGCGTTACGTTGTGAGAGCCTCGGGCTCATGTGGATTATGTTGTGAGGGCCTTGAGCTCGCGTGTCTTATGCCAACCAGTCATGATTGCGGCAAGTTTGTATGCTGGGACTTAGGTGCCAGGTTATGCATTTTTTATGTGAACCCCAAGAACCTTTATGTGCATTGATATATTTATGCCATGCACCAGATATCTTAGTGCATGGTATGGTGTGACATTACCATTTGCGGCATTGCATTGTGTGGGGCGTATTCTGGGTGAGAGATGTATTCTCAGCCTTATATTTATTCTTCTGTTATGCTTGCTAAGCCTTGCGACTCaccttatttttaacatcattccagatGTAGGAGCTGATGTCGAGATCGAATCATTTGGTATGTCAGTCTTAGGTGGCTATATGTATAGGGCAATCCCGACTGAAAAGATTTTTAGGATGTGACTTGTGATCAGGAGTTCAGATATTgtaattgttgtatttgattgattgatactTTGTTATATAAGGAAACGCCCCTGAATtgtgtatttataattaatttactttcaCTGTTGTATAATTGTGAGGCAAATCTCAATCcatgtatttgaaatattagctggttataattaaaaattaaagaaattataggtCGTCAGAGTTTTAAATTAGGTAGGGCATCTTTTGTGATATAGGTAGGGCATCTTTTGTGATAAAGCAAATTAATGTGAGAAATATACTATTTGATGCAAGTTCTACTGACGTAAAAAAATATACTATTTGATGCACATTCTaccaaattaaactaatttttaaggGCTCCACCCTCTTTGGAGACCCTAGACATAGTCCTTCATAGCCAATGTCTTGAGCTGGCACTGGGTGAACATGGTCCTTCATCAAGCCATGGTGGTGGCGTTGGGTCTTCATTGGGCTATCCTGGAGCTGGTTCATCAAGCTATCTGggtccttcttcttctttaggcTGTGGACATGGAGGCATGCCCCAGGAAGTGTTGTTCTAGGGTGATCAAATAATAAAGATCTATTTGGGttgtttttttattctttttttttttctttttaattgaagcgtttcacaatttttatttgagtattaatgtaataaagaataaatttaatagaaGAATGAGTcttatgcacacacacacatatatatatacacatatttgagaggaaataattaatttcgaTGATACAGTTAACCTGGAtatcctcttctttctttttcttttttttttttttgtaagaaatgAGGTTAGGACAGTTCAATTTCAAAAGACTTTGATAGGCATACAATTGTAAGAGATGTTCTACCATAATACCCTAGTTTTCATTAATTTAGCTCaaagattaatatatatgtatatatatatatatatacatatccaaCGCATTTACATAGATAATAAATCTCAAACAAATGTTGATAACATGTACCCGGTTGATTTTTTCATAGACTGACATCTTTTAACAAGAGAAACCTCTCATAAACCTATCAAGTGAGAGTAGTCCAAAACAAAGTCATAACATAGGAAGGAAGGAAGCCTTGCCTACTTCAAACTCACACGTCCCTTTATTTAGCCCCTTTCACTGTCCACTGCCAACCACCCCACATGGCACAAGTTGCAATGAGGGATTATATTAGATTATTAGTTGTAAAGCAACTCTAAAAGACTAATAAGTGCTTAGAATCTTCTTGAAGAAAAGTTTGACAGGAATACGCCGTTGATGAGGCCATCGTTTTCTGTTTGGTGTTTGGCTggtaagaaaataaaggaaggGAATGAGGATTGGGAAGCATGCAGGTTGCACCACCAGTGTTGCCATCCATTTGCTAATTTCCACCTCGATCATAGTATATAGTCTTCCAACAACAtagtaaattgattattttaccccacatattttaatttaatctcctTTCTTTCTATTTAAACAGTCCGATAATTCTGTTGCCTGAAATATCCAATATATCcttaaattgattttaataaCTCCAAAGATTGCAAAATCAATGTAAAgacttttttatataataagacTACAAATTCATATTCCTTTACAAGAGTAAATAGCATTGTTCTTTCTCCTCTCTCCCTGCCTTTCTCTCCGATGGCCAGATTTCAGCACCAAATTGACGACTTGCCAAGAATCCACCGAGGGGATTCTGGGTTCTTACCCCAATCTCTTCTGCAAAAGCGACAAGAGGCAGAGAACGAAGGAGACAACCTTCGTCGCATTAGTGGCAGTGACTCATGCACGGCGACGGCACGAGGAATCTAGCCACAATGGTAAGGTTATGCCCATCCACTGCTCTATACATTTGCTTTTAGTTTTTCGTTAATACACCggtgagaatgagagagagaaaagtacGGCATTTTGAGtattctaaaagaaattaaattacaatCTTAGTCGCAACAGAAAAAAGAGAATATTGCATGATCAATAATCTCAAAAAGACAAGTGTCATCTCTTAAATATCACAACCGACGGTTTGTCTAACCAAATTTCAAAGGTGTGTTAAACGTAACCCACCCTTTTAACATTAAACAGAACCTAAATGCACATATGCTGGACCGAGTTAGAGCCAAATGAAGCAACGTATATATATAGGGGAGTATTTGAAATAATATCGAACACCACAGTAGcacccttttttttattattattattatttcatgaAATTTGAACTGTAAAAAATATAGCACGCCAGATCTCCATAGCTAGAGATAGATAACACCAATACATGTATGTAGTACAGCGTGAGACCCCCAATTTCCTGATCAAAATTGAGGttatcttctctctccctctcatagTCATATGAATGTTGAGCGCGGTGGTATTGGTATTCATCCCTGTGACAACCCCATACCACTTTGAAATGGGATAGCATCatcaaatgggaaaaaataCACCAGCCTAACCTTACTTAGCTTGCAAACCTAGTCCCTTACACAACACAACGCAAACCCTGATTTCTTTTGCCAAACATCatccaccatcatcatcatcatcctatGTTTTGATCACTGATCCTAAAGgaaaagctctctctctctctctctctctctgttggcATACATATTCTTATCCTCATTAGAAGACATCGGGGTTGAAGCGTCCAGGAATAGAGTTGTTTTGTTGAGCCTGACGCAAATGCATTGTCAGTGCATAGTTGTTCACCTGCATCCATCCTATACCTTAGGATACCATTTAATCTACAACAAGGGTCACGAGTGAGTCCTGGACAAAACAAAGTTACCTCAAGTGTTCTCAATTGCTCCTGATACTGAGACACCAACTGCTTCAAATGCTGCACCTCTTGGTTCCTGTCTTCGTACTCTTTTTGACGTTCATGCTGGATGGCAACGGCTCGTTTGAGAATGGTGTTCTCCCGGAGCAGTGACTCCATATGTTCCTTGAGCATCATGTTCTCCTGCCAAAGAAAACATCATTAAACAAGCCCACAACAGAAAAGCAATTTTTCCTGCAACAGCCTATAGATCATCGCAAAAATGAACCACTTGAAGACTGCTATCTCTCCTCGTATCCCAATCAGTCTAGAACTCTGGGATTCGCCTAACCTTTACCACCACCCTAAAAAAACAGATTAGCATGTAAATGTGATTCCATTCCAGCTGCCACCTCCACAGAAAGGGCACCTAAATTAAGCAAACCTTTTTGGATCCACCTCCAAGATTTCAAGGATTTTAACAAACCATGTCCAAATTGAACCTTATCATCAGCATAATGCCCTTGCCATATAAGTGTGCCACAAAGTTACCTTTCCTTGAGCAGTTCTTAGTGCCacacaaaataatctaaataGCATACCGGGGAAAAAGAGGCAAAGTTCTTTAAAAATATTGCCAACCTTATGATAACTTTCCGCTGCATCAGCACCAGCTCGCCCACTAATAGACTTCTCTAAACTCTTCAGCACTTTTGTGGCACGTAATCTAGCATCATCTATGCTAGTAGCACTCATCATTTCCCTCACAAATAACTCCACCCA
This window harbors:
- the LOC127790508 gene encoding uncharacterized protein LOC127790508, with protein sequence MSAAVCGKRSFFEDLPASPPAASPPVSKRLRCSSSTSPVRFSAAPTLVDQLRALFPGMDDQLLEKVLDECGNDLNAAIESLHKLSLGYGAGISDFAEESNANMEKGTATTEGDTALSADPSVENNLHMDGAEWVELFVREMMSATSIDDARLRATKVLKSLEKSISGRAGADAAESYHKENMMLKEHMESLLRENTILKRAVAIQHERQKEYEDRNQEVQHLKQLVSQYQEQLRTLEVNNYALTMHLRQAQQNNSIPGRFNPDVF